Within the Procambarus clarkii isolate CNS0578487 chromosome 28, FALCON_Pclarkii_2.0, whole genome shotgun sequence genome, the region GGCGGTGCCGCTTCCTGCTGTGTGCGGTCCGGTTCcacctgtggttgaggctgctgctgttctgcgtCTGGCGCTGGTTCGTCCGGCTGGTAGTGCCCATGTTTCTGGGTCCACATCCAGCTCGAACGATATCCGCCCAGAGCCCAAGCGTTCCCGGctttcgtcttctgcctgggctgatgtggtgacttcagtgactgtgggtcttcgggtgttgaGGTGGATCCGGATGCATCGATGTCTACAGAgttagtggtggcggaggtccatgtgcctgctggtgctggtgctcgtgtctcggacgtgcctttcgTTCTTTCGCCACCaggggactctccgcagtggggtaTGGTGGCTTCCGCTGTCGGGGATGGTATGGATGCTGGTCCTGGGCGTGGCTTGGTGGTTaccttacggaaggatgcgcgccgtccggtgCCCGTGGCCGCGGGTGCCCCTGCGGTAGTGCCCTCTGTCAAGCTCGCTCCTGAGAGGTTGCGCGTTGGGGACCTggaggacgtgttgccggcgtctgtgatgccaccgggtcacgggACAATGATTGCCGAGTTAATGCTCTCTGATGAACCGCACTGCTTTCATGCTGGGCAGATTCCCGGCGTGTGGGGACGTGTGGCGACTACTCGCCTCGTCAGtaataccatctgggtcccctgtttgAGGGTGTTTGTTTCCATGGTTCCGGAGGCTATGGCTTCCCTTGTGGATGAGCGGTGGTTGCTCTGGGAACCACCCCCTTGGCGGTGGTTGCTCTGGGAACCACCCCCTTGGCGGTGGTTGCTCTGGGAACCACCCCCTTGGCGGTGGTTGCTCTGGGAACCACCCCCTTGGCGGTGGTTGCTCTGGGAAGCGTCCCATGTACGGTTCCCGCGGGCCCGgtttccgggcaagtatgtcccCTGATTACCTGTTTCTTTGCTTTATGAAGTGCTGTGCCCCTCTGTATGTTTGTCCACTTGTGTTATGTGctcgtgcctctccctttgttgcGAGGCCGGTGGTTAGATGTGAGTGTTCTTGTTTATGTGTTTGTTTTATGATGTTATTGTGCCCTGTTTTTTATTTATGAATATTTTGATTTTCTTGTTCAATTTCATGTTGTTATATTTATGCCTTACTTGTACGTTATGATGATTatgtttgttttgtttcatgtgttattatgttttgttCATTGATTGCTTGTTTACATTGTTTTCTCTTTGTGTTATGTTCTTGTCTTGAGGTTTGCTGTTTTTCTCTAGTTATGCTAATTGCTGTACTGTTctctcggtccttctggccggtgtttTTGTGTTTTGCTTTGTTACTATGTTTCCTttgttgttttattgtagttattgtaatttaacttgcattcttgcataaaaaaaaacataaaaatagtCACGGTTGACGTAAAAGTTTAATAGGGAATCAGTGGCTGTGAGGAACATTAGATGAGGCTAACAAATCTGACCCCCGGGTGACACAGGTTAATGAGGCTACGGCCCTTAGAGTAGTTGAGGGGGAACGAGGGGGTGGCTGTACCGGCTCCTCGTTGACGAAGAAGGCGAGGGAGGCTGGAGGCTGGGACCCTAGAGATGAACAAGTGAGCATCACGTCTTCGTGGATCTGGTAGCTCATCCCAGCACCCATGATTCTCGGCTCCTCGTCAGGCAAGTCTGTCATAAGACATCGGGGAGACAAGTAAGCAAGAGGCATAACACGAACGCAGCGTGAAACCCAAGTTAATAGATGTTAggaatttataaacaaaaaaatcgtCTCAGAAATAGATTTACAAGGAATGAGATGAGTGAATACTCATGGGTATATTATCATATTCTTACAGTAATACAGTATGTGACTGTGTGCCATGATACAACAGCTATTGACACAGTGCATGACAGTAAAAAGTGACATGACAACAATTCACCACACAGACAAAAATTAATACATAAAACTACCACCCAACTGTTATAATTACTACAGATGACACAAGTATCATGGACACACGACCTGTCACTGTCATGAGTCGTGTCATCACTGCATGACACACATGACAGGTAGAGCTTTTGACACATGTCACATATCGTTGAGACATGCCTATAAATTACTCTTTGGTCTTAGGAAATCAAACACAATCAACAACAGTTTCTTGCTGATGAATCTACAAGTATACTTTAGTACTGAACATAGCCACAGACAAGAGTATACTCTGTGAATATACACCGAGAAGAGTGTTACACATCTCTGAATACACATCCCCGAGGGAGTCCCTAGAATAACAAATCACTTAGATGTTAAGTtaaaaaataatgaaatataGAGGTGGAGAATATTTTCATAGTCTTTCAGACAATAAGCGAAAAATATATTGTTTACGGGAAAGAAAGTGTTCGATTTCTGCTTATTTACAATACTTTAATTTTTAACTGAAAAATCAAGTGAAATTTCTTGTAATAATTTGTTTAGTTTGGAAATGAAAGAAAAATGCAATATAAAGAATGAAATAATTCTGTGATTTTAAAGTAATATCAATTACTCGCCCATAACAGTCATAGAGGTACTATACTCACCCACAACAGTCATAGTGGCACTATACTCACCCACAACAGTCATAGTGGCACTACACTCACCCACAACAGTCATAGTGGCACTACACTCACCCACAACAGTCATAGTGGCACTACACTCACCCACAACAGTCATAGAGGTACTATACTCACCCACAACAGTCATAGTGGCACTATACTCATCCACAACAGTCATGGTGGCACTACACTCACCCACAACAGTCATAGTGGCACTACACTCACCTACAACAACCATGGTGGCACTACACTCACCCACAACAACCATGGTGGCACTACACTCACCTACAACAACCTTGGTGGCTCTACACTCACCCACAACAACCATGGTGGCACTACACTCACCCACAACAACCATGGTGGCACTACTCTCACCCACAACAACCATGGTGGCACTACACTCACCCACAACAACCATGGTGGCACTATACTCACCCACAACAACCATGGTGGCACTATACTCACCCACAACAACCTTGGTGGCTCTACACTCACCCACAACAACCATGATGGCACTACACTCACCCACAACAACCATGGTGGCACTACACTCACCCACAACAACCATGGTGGCTCTACACTCACCCACAACAACCATGGTGGCTCTACACTCACCCACAACAACCATGGTGGCTCTACACTCACCCACAACAACCATGGTGGCTCTACACTCACCCACAACAACCTTGGTGGCTCTACACTCACCCACAACAACCATGGTGGCTCTACACTCACCCACAACAACCATGGTGGCTCTACACTCACCCACAACAACCATGGTGGCTCTACACTCACCCACAACAACCTTGGTGGCTCTACACTCACCCACAACAACCATGGTGGCTCTACACTCACCCACAACAACCATGGTGGCTCTACACTCACCCACAACAACCTTGGTGGCTCTACACTCACCCACAACAACCTTGGTGGCTCTACACTCACCCACATCAACCATGGTGGCTCTACACTCACCCACAACAACCATGGTGGCTCTACACTCACCCACAACAACCATGGTGGCTCTACACTCACCCACAACAACCATGGTGGCACTACACTCACCCACAACAACCATGGTGGCACTACACTCACCCACAACAACCATGGTGGCACTACACTCACCCACAACAACCATGGTGGCACTACACTCACCCACAACAACCATGGTGGCACTACACTCACCCACAACAACCATGGTGGCACTACACTCACCCACTACAACCATGGTGGCACTACACTCACCCACAACAACCATGGTGGCACTACACTCACCCACAACAACCATGGTGGCACTACACTCACCCACAACAACCATGGTGGCACTACACTCACCCACAACAACCATGGTGGCACTACACTCACCCACAACAACCATGGTGGCACTACACTCACCCACAACAACCATGGTGGCACTACACTCACCCACAACAACCATGGTGGCACTACACTCACCCACAACAACCATGGTGGCGACGTCAGACTCCGTGTGAAAGTCAGGGGCTTCAGCCGACACCTCACAGCGGAAGACCCCTGAGGCGCCGAGAGTGACGTCATACACCTTGACCCTGCCCCTGTGGGAGGCGCCGGTGTCGACGGCCAGGGGGTCGCCCCTCACAGGGAAGGTCTTCACCTGCGGGGTCTCGGCCGGCGTCCACCGGTAGAACTCGTCCAGGCCCAGGTACCACTTGAGGGCGTAGATGCTCTCACCCTCGTCCACGAACTCACACTCGAGCACTCCGCCTTTCCCCACGGCCACGGGCGTCGGGACGTGCACCTTGGTGATGTGGAGGCCCTCAACCACCTCTGTAAGTGCATCACAAGCATAACATTAGTGTGGTCAAATCCACATATATACCCCAGGTTCTGAGAGATATATgactcatatatcatatatctcatATATCATATAATATGGCAGAGAAAACAATTCCAGACAGTATTATTATAATcaataagtttgatgcaaatattCTGACTTAATTTTAAACTAATATTATACTAATAATGTTCTGAAATTGTGTGtaaatttaattatatatatttataattatttatcaaataaaatttttattttatttaattgggGAATATGTTTGATAACTATACAACTTGTGGAATATGATCTTTGAATATTCCATCCTGAAAGCTTGTGAGTTTTCAGGATTGTATGGCTCCTGTATTTTTATAGTATGAACTTGTATTTTCATGGTAGGTCATGTATTTGATAGTATTGAATGTATCTTCATAGTAGGTATATTCATGTATGTTGTTGTAAATATTCAAAATTTATTCATCCCCTTTTAGTACATCAAGAAGACTTCTTGTATTAACAATAGTAGTTTACCAACTTGTAGATTAATCATAATCATGTCTTCTGATACTGCGCAATATTATGCCGAAAGTTTCCTACTGCGTGTCGGTTGCGTCAGCAAATTCGTCGAGGACAGATAACATCTACATTTCAGAGAATTAAATTTTATTATCTGTACGTATCAGTATTCTTGCTAAGAACCATTGAATGATAATATATAAACCAGTGATCACTTCAATTAGAGTTAACAGCGAAAGATCACAAATTAATCATAATATTCTGTTATCACAGCCTATCATGGAGGAATGAAATTATTCTTCCATTTCTCGTCTATGTGAATTTGTTCATCTTAATCATTATATGACGAGAATATACATAAGATCACCTCCTTATATTATCAAACCCAGTCTTATCGTCTCACTAAAGAAAATAATCATTAGGAgaggaagtatgttgaccagaccacacactagaagttgaagggacgacgacgtttcggtccgtcctggaccattctcaagtcgattcagtcgagaatggtccaggacggaccgaaacgtcgtcgtcccttcaacttctagtgtgtggtctggtcaacatacttcagccacgttattgtgactcatcacctgcattagGAGAGGAACTTTCCGTTTTACTACGGCGAGCTTCGCGCCTGCGCAGACTAGACGGGGTACAGGGTAGAGAGGAGAGCCGACATTCGCACAGGAGATTCCATCGAGAGGCGACCATGTTACCGGTGCAGGCTGCACGGAGTACGCAATTTAGCGGACCATTCAGAGGACTTGCAGGCATCAGCGAGCGTCTGGGTGCCGCAGTGACTCCTACAACGATTATACGATCGTTTCAGCAAGCACCACATTGGTTAACTAACATTATTTTGGGTGTAGAGAGCTCTTTATAACAACTTTAGGTGCTTGCGTGTCGTTACGCTGCTCGCCCTCCTCTAAATATGAAGCTCAATTCcattgcaatgtcacacaaaataattaaatcaaattaaaataatttgaTATCTATGAAAATAATTTGATATCTATGAAAATAATTTGATATCTATGAAAGTAATTTGTTATCTATGAAAATAATTTgatatctatgaaaatttaatttatcaatgaaaatggaaccattgaaatagaatcgtaacatatttagtatagcttgaGTTGCTCTTAAAtgctacagatggcgctgtttttttttttaaatgcatatttttacctgtcacaggtgtcgcatctatacttatactcacaaaatgaacggtatggtaaataacacagctcaattcccatgcaatgtcacacaaaataattgaatcaaaattaaaataaatcgaaatctatgaaaattcaatttatcaatacaatcagaaacaatgaaatggaattgtaacatgttTAATATAGGGTGGAtgactcttacgtgcaacagatggcgctctttaaaaaaaaaaaaacatttttttacctgtcacaggtgtggcatatatatttatacttatgaaatgaacggtatggtaaacaacaaagctcaattccaacataatGTGTAACAAAATCATTcaatacaaattaaaataaatagaaatctttgaaaattaaatttatcaatgcaatcggtaacattgaaatggaattcgtgacatatttagtattgcaaaTGTGTTATAGTAGTGCAAGTTTTAGTAGTGCAAGTAGAGAGCTCTTTACAACAACTTTAGGTGCTTGTTTGTCGTTACGCTGCTGGTCCTCCTCTAAATACGAAGTAAGTCCCAATTTGGACTAAACCCTCCATATAGTTAGAAACAGATGCAAATTAATCACGAGATAGGCAGTGTTTTACAAATCTATTATATCAGCCTGTATCGGAGCGACGCGAGACAAGATAAGTCTTTCTTCCACGTGACACCAGACTGCATGGCAAAACAAGCCTAGTGACACGTCGCCTTTGTATCGTGTTTCTATCTCTTCTAAACAGCTAAACTGTTATATCTTGTTATTTGTAGAACTAACCAGTAGTGTATTGTTGATCTTTAATAGGATCAGTCTTATTTAACAATTTTATCGCCATTTGATATTTACTTATATTTCCCATTTATCTTTATAatctactagcagtacccggccacagcaaccttctctgtcccccagtcctcccaccattccccctcaccgtctcctcggcctccccaccattccccactccactatcccctcttccttctctccatGCCCTACTcccttgtccctttgtcctccccaccactctc harbors:
- the LOC123755068 gene encoding uncharacterized protein; translated protein: MGGKYTTRILLCLLAVLSTWHEVVEGLHITKVHVPTPVAVGKGGVLECEFVDEGESIYALKWYLGLDEFYRWTPAETPQVKTFPVRGDPLAVDTGASHRGRVKVYDVTLGASGVFRCEVSAEAPDFHTESDVATMVVVDLPDEEPRIMGAGMSYQIHEDVMLTCSSLGSQPPASLAFFVNEEPADPGWLIPYPPQEDPETGLETAVLGLRFPLRPRLLQGGAVSVKCTAAIFDLYSASTEALIPADLPYHASIMEGRAAAGRGCPTAVSSVIPGAASLVLLLAH